A single window of Bombyx mori chromosome 17, ASM3026992v2 DNA harbors:
- the SDR1 gene encoding short-chain dehydrogenase/reductase → MSVSRLVAVTGCDSGLGWAVAARLAREGFITIAGMHKGIETEAAKALEKLCAHTFPLDVTRVESVQEFRKYVLTVLKDNPKYKFHAVVNNAGVMTVGKYEWMTASMIESPVHVNLLGAMRVISAFLPEIRKTAIETTSKPKPRIINVGSHCGLQPLPAFAAYSASKAGLLALTRCLHLEHSEHGLAVIAFVPGGFVGSSNILLGQETKGEAMVEHLNDEQRKFYGNKIESLNNYLELASGEGKFDSMHDMKILNTFMKAMLDETPKLMYKVESWRYMFYYNLMRLPLPLFIHKWIIKQFLSFPDHQ, encoded by the exons ATGTCCGTTAGCCGTCTTGTAGCTGTAACAGGGTGTGATAGTGGACTCGGTTGGGCAGTAGCAGCTCGATTAGCCCGAGAAGGCTTCATCACAATAGCTGGTATGCACAAAGGAATAGAAACCGAAGCAGCGAAAGCCCTCGAAAAATTGTGTGCGCACACATTCCCTTTAGACGTAACTAGAGTTGAAAGCGTTCAAGAATTCCGGAAGTACGTGCTTACAGTCTTGAAAGATAATCCTAAATATA AATTTCATGCCGTGGTCAACAACGCTGGAGTTATGACAGTAGGAAAGTACGAATGGATGACAGCATCGATGATAGAAAGCCCGGTTCATGTGAATTTGCTCGGCGCGATGAGAGTCATTTCCGCATTTTTACCAGAGATCAGAAAAACTGCAATCGAA ACTACAAGCAAACCTAAGCCCCGTATAATCAACGTTGGTAGCCATTGTGGCCTGCAGCCTTTGCCCGCCTTCGCTGCATACAGTGCAAGCAAAGCTGGCCTTTTGGCGTTGACACGATGTCTACATCTTGAGCACAGCGAGCACGGATTAGCTGTCATTGCCTTTGTACCAG GTGGCTTCGTTGGCTCTAGTAACATTCTGCTCGGGCAAGAAACAAAAGGAGAAGCAATGGTTGAACATTTAAACGATGAACAACGAAAGTTTTAcggaaataaaattgaatctcTAAACAATTATTTGGAGCTGGCATCTGGCGAGGGGAAATTTGATTCAATGCATGATATGAAAATATTGAACACTTTTATGAAGGCTATGTTGGATGAAACTCCGAAATTAATGTATAAAGTGGAATCCTGGAGatatatgttttattataatttaatgagATTGCCTTTGCCATTATTCATTCATAAATGGATTATTAAACAGTTTCTAAGCTTCCCTGATCACCAATGA
- the LOC105841255 gene encoding phenoloxidase-activating factor 3 isoform X5 — protein sequence MTPHEQQGWVTKYPCSSPHNHGNSRVGGFTANANEGYICCPNGIWDLEKQNSANNTKVNPASGNLDPLISNPKPSHPEDLSVDQGKPKPRVNVLIPRTPQPTLDPGTKTSYFPSLNNSPGNINTYSQCSPLTSFPPDPNTGCCGLEATETDRLTAIPNTIWAQKPYIQNTWKPLKPMLDPSIPLWQNSQSHINRKKRELIKSSTRIAVFATRGHSYDCFNGLISHYDGGTETELYQYPWTVLLKTTFNYGTHKAAFNCGGSLISSRYVLTAGHCVFDPNGTIANVEVHLAEYDKQSFPVDCKMVLGVGQKCIQNLIMYGEDVIRHPLYDDNSLSNDIALIRLRGNVPYTDYIRPICLPPINIDDPEFSNLRLAVAGWGSNGRFISDIKQSTVVNLVPQARCKFFYPALSDTQLCAAGYSGEDTCKGDSGGPLMTVYGGKYFVVGVVSGKRADSPCGTSMPSLYSNVYRYIDWIRSNIRN from the exons ATGACCCCACATGAACAACAGGGTTGGGTCACTAAATATCCTTGTTCAAGCCCTCATAATCATGGGAACAGCAGAGTTGGTGGTTTTACTGCGAATGCTAATGAAGGCTAT ATATGCTGCCCAAATGGTATTTGGGATCTAGAGAAACAAAACTCAGCCAATAATACTAAAGTGAATCCGGCCAGTGGTAATTTAGATCCGTTAATATCAAATCCTAAGCCGTCTCACCCCGAAGACCTTAGTGTTGACCAAGGAAAACCTAAACCACGAGTAAACGTTCTTATCCCGAGAACACCGCAGCCGACACTTGATCCTGGAACAAAAACCTCGTATTTTCCGAGTTTAAATAATAGCCCGGGAAATATAAACACATATAGCCAGTGCTCCCCATTAACAAGCTTTCCGCCTGATCCTAATACGGGGTGTTGTGGCCTGGAGGCTACTGAAACTGACAGGCTAACAG CCATCCCGAATACAATTTGGGCTCAGAAACCGTACATCCAAAATACTTGGAAACCTTTAAAACCCATGCTTGACCCATCAATACCATTATGGCAGAATAGTCAGAGTCATATCAATCGGAAGAAAAGAGAATTAATTAAGTCGTCGACTCGCATCGCAG ttttcgcGACTCGTGGACATAGTTATGATTGCTttaacggtttaatctcgcattatGACG GTGGTACCGAAACAGAGTTATATCAATATCCGTGGACAGTTCTGTTGAAAACGACATTCAATTATGGGACCCACAAAGCGGCGTTCAATTGTGGAGGATCTCTCATCAGTTCTCGCTACGTACTCACCGCCGGACATTGTGTGTTTGATCCAAACGGCACAATAGCCAA TGTTGAAGTTCATCTAGCAGAATACGATAAGCAATCGTTTCCGGTCGACTGCAAAATGGTCTTAGGTGTCGGTCAGAAGTgcatacaaaatttaataatgtacGGAGAAGATGTTATTCGACACCCCCTATATGACGACAATAGCCTCAGTAATGACATCGCATTAATCAGACTACGTGGGAACGTTCCATATACAG ATTATATTCGACCGATTTGTCTGCCCCCGATCAATATTGACGATCCGGAGTTTTCGAATTTGCGATTAGCGGTAGCTGGATGGGGTAGTAACGGTCGGTTTATATCTGACATCAAACAATCGACGGTCGTCAATCTAGTGCCACAGGCGCGATGCAAATTTTTTTATCCGGCTCTGAGCGACACACAGCTCTGTGCCGCCGGGTATTCTGGAGAGGACACATGCAAAGGCGACTCCGGAGGACCCTTAATGACCGTCTACGGCGGGAAGTACTTTGTCGTGGGTGTAGTGAGTGGAAAACGGGCTGACTCCCCCTGTGGGACATCCATGCCTTCGCTTTATAGTAACGTCTACCGGTACATAGACTGGATTCGGAGTAACATTCGTAATTAA
- the LOC105841255 gene encoding transmembrane protease serine 9 isoform X2 has product MRVSLICHISFLGSVSLFVTATRKDVCDQCVHKDKCSLFGNMTPHEQQGWVTKYPCSSPHNHGNSRVGGFTANANEGYICCPNGIWDLEKQNSANNTKVNPASGNLDPLISNPKPSHPEDLSVDQGKPKPRVNVLIPRTPQPTLDPGTKTSYFPSLNNSPGNINTYSQCSPLTSFPPDPNTGCCGLEATETDRLTAIPNTIWAQKPYIQNTWKPLKPMLDPSIPLWQNSQSHINRKKRELIKSSTRIAVFATRGHSYDCFNGLISHYDELYQYPWTVLLKTTFNYGTHKAAFNCGGSLISSRYVLTAGHCVFDPNGTIANVEVHLAEYDKQSFPVDCKMVLGVGQKCIQNLIMYGEDVIRHPLYDDNSLSNDIALIRLRGNVPYTDYIRPICLPPINIDDPEFSNLRLAVAGWGSNGRFISDIKQSTVVNLVPQARCKFFYPALSDTQLCAAGYSGEDTCKGDSGGPLMTVYGGKYFVVGVVSGKRADSPCGTSMPSLYSNVYRYIDWIRSNIRN; this is encoded by the exons ATGCGGGTgtctttaatttgtcatatTTCATTTTTAGGAAGTGTAAGCCTTTTTGTAACTGCGACACGCAAAG ATGTATGCGACCAGTGTGTACACAAAGATAAGTGCTCATTATTCGGTAACATGACCCCACATGAACAACAGGGTTGGGTCACTAAATATCCTTGTTCAAGCCCTCATAATCATGGGAACAGCAGAGTTGGTGGTTTTACTGCGAATGCTAATGAAGGCTAT ATATGCTGCCCAAATGGTATTTGGGATCTAGAGAAACAAAACTCAGCCAATAATACTAAAGTGAATCCGGCCAGTGGTAATTTAGATCCGTTAATATCAAATCCTAAGCCGTCTCACCCCGAAGACCTTAGTGTTGACCAAGGAAAACCTAAACCACGAGTAAACGTTCTTATCCCGAGAACACCGCAGCCGACACTTGATCCTGGAACAAAAACCTCGTATTTTCCGAGTTTAAATAATAGCCCGGGAAATATAAACACATATAGCCAGTGCTCCCCATTAACAAGCTTTCCGCCTGATCCTAATACGGGGTGTTGTGGCCTGGAGGCTACTGAAACTGACAGGCTAACAG CCATCCCGAATACAATTTGGGCTCAGAAACCGTACATCCAAAATACTTGGAAACCTTTAAAACCCATGCTTGACCCATCAATACCATTATGGCAGAATAGTCAGAGTCATATCAATCGGAAGAAAAGAGAATTAATTAAGTCGTCGACTCGCATCGCAG ttttcgcGACTCGTGGACATAGTTATGATTGCTttaacggtttaatctcgcattatGACG AGTTATATCAATATCCGTGGACAGTTCTGTTGAAAACGACATTCAATTATGGGACCCACAAAGCGGCGTTCAATTGTGGAGGATCTCTCATCAGTTCTCGCTACGTACTCACCGCCGGACATTGTGTGTTTGATCCAAACGGCACAATAGCCAA TGTTGAAGTTCATCTAGCAGAATACGATAAGCAATCGTTTCCGGTCGACTGCAAAATGGTCTTAGGTGTCGGTCAGAAGTgcatacaaaatttaataatgtacGGAGAAGATGTTATTCGACACCCCCTATATGACGACAATAGCCTCAGTAATGACATCGCATTAATCAGACTACGTGGGAACGTTCCATATACAG ATTATATTCGACCGATTTGTCTGCCCCCGATCAATATTGACGATCCGGAGTTTTCGAATTTGCGATTAGCGGTAGCTGGATGGGGTAGTAACGGTCGGTTTATATCTGACATCAAACAATCGACGGTCGTCAATCTAGTGCCACAGGCGCGATGCAAATTTTTTTATCCGGCTCTGAGCGACACACAGCTCTGTGCCGCCGGGTATTCTGGAGAGGACACATGCAAAGGCGACTCCGGAGGACCCTTAATGACCGTCTACGGCGGGAAGTACTTTGTCGTGGGTGTAGTGAGTGGAAAACGGGCTGACTCCCCCTGTGGGACATCCATGCCTTCGCTTTATAGTAACGTCTACCGGTACATAGACTGGATTCGGAGTAACATTCGTAATTAA
- the LOC105841255 gene encoding serine protease filzig isoform X1 → MRVSLICHISFLGSVSLFVTATRKDVCDQCVHKDKCSLFGNMTPHEQQGWVTKYPCSSPHNHGNSRVGGFTANANEGYICCPNGIWDLEKQNSANNTKVNPASGNLDPLISNPKPSHPEDLSVDQGKPKPRVNVLIPRTPQPTLDPGTKTSYFPSLNNSPGNINTYSQCSPLTSFPPDPNTGCCGLEATETDRLTAIPNTIWAQKPYIQNTWKPLKPMLDPSIPLWQNSQSHINRKKRELIKSSTRIAVFATRGHSYDCFNGLISHYDGGTETELYQYPWTVLLKTTFNYGTHKAAFNCGGSLISSRYVLTAGHCVFDPNGTIANVEVHLAEYDKQSFPVDCKMVLGVGQKCIQNLIMYGEDVIRHPLYDDNSLSNDIALIRLRGNVPYTDYIRPICLPPINIDDPEFSNLRLAVAGWGSNGRFISDIKQSTVVNLVPQARCKFFYPALSDTQLCAAGYSGEDTCKGDSGGPLMTVYGGKYFVVGVVSGKRADSPCGTSMPSLYSNVYRYIDWIRSNIRN, encoded by the exons ATGCGGGTgtctttaatttgtcatatTTCATTTTTAGGAAGTGTAAGCCTTTTTGTAACTGCGACACGCAAAG ATGTATGCGACCAGTGTGTACACAAAGATAAGTGCTCATTATTCGGTAACATGACCCCACATGAACAACAGGGTTGGGTCACTAAATATCCTTGTTCAAGCCCTCATAATCATGGGAACAGCAGAGTTGGTGGTTTTACTGCGAATGCTAATGAAGGCTAT ATATGCTGCCCAAATGGTATTTGGGATCTAGAGAAACAAAACTCAGCCAATAATACTAAAGTGAATCCGGCCAGTGGTAATTTAGATCCGTTAATATCAAATCCTAAGCCGTCTCACCCCGAAGACCTTAGTGTTGACCAAGGAAAACCTAAACCACGAGTAAACGTTCTTATCCCGAGAACACCGCAGCCGACACTTGATCCTGGAACAAAAACCTCGTATTTTCCGAGTTTAAATAATAGCCCGGGAAATATAAACACATATAGCCAGTGCTCCCCATTAACAAGCTTTCCGCCTGATCCTAATACGGGGTGTTGTGGCCTGGAGGCTACTGAAACTGACAGGCTAACAG CCATCCCGAATACAATTTGGGCTCAGAAACCGTACATCCAAAATACTTGGAAACCTTTAAAACCCATGCTTGACCCATCAATACCATTATGGCAGAATAGTCAGAGTCATATCAATCGGAAGAAAAGAGAATTAATTAAGTCGTCGACTCGCATCGCAG ttttcgcGACTCGTGGACATAGTTATGATTGCTttaacggtttaatctcgcattatGACG GTGGTACCGAAACAGAGTTATATCAATATCCGTGGACAGTTCTGTTGAAAACGACATTCAATTATGGGACCCACAAAGCGGCGTTCAATTGTGGAGGATCTCTCATCAGTTCTCGCTACGTACTCACCGCCGGACATTGTGTGTTTGATCCAAACGGCACAATAGCCAA TGTTGAAGTTCATCTAGCAGAATACGATAAGCAATCGTTTCCGGTCGACTGCAAAATGGTCTTAGGTGTCGGTCAGAAGTgcatacaaaatttaataatgtacGGAGAAGATGTTATTCGACACCCCCTATATGACGACAATAGCCTCAGTAATGACATCGCATTAATCAGACTACGTGGGAACGTTCCATATACAG ATTATATTCGACCGATTTGTCTGCCCCCGATCAATATTGACGATCCGGAGTTTTCGAATTTGCGATTAGCGGTAGCTGGATGGGGTAGTAACGGTCGGTTTATATCTGACATCAAACAATCGACGGTCGTCAATCTAGTGCCACAGGCGCGATGCAAATTTTTTTATCCGGCTCTGAGCGACACACAGCTCTGTGCCGCCGGGTATTCTGGAGAGGACACATGCAAAGGCGACTCCGGAGGACCCTTAATGACCGTCTACGGCGGGAAGTACTTTGTCGTGGGTGTAGTGAGTGGAAAACGGGCTGACTCCCCCTGTGGGACATCCATGCCTTCGCTTTATAGTAACGTCTACCGGTACATAGACTGGATTCGGAGTAACATTCGTAATTAA
- the LOC105841255 gene encoding melanization protease 1 isoform X3: MRVSLICHISFLGSVSLFVTATRKDVCDQCVHKDKCSLFGNMTPHEQQGWVTKYPCSSPHNHGNSRVGGFTANANEGYICCPNGIWDLEKQNSANNTKVNPASGNLDPLISNPKPSHPEDLSVDQGKPKPRVNVLIPRTPQPTLDPGTKTSYFPSLNNSPGNINTYSQCSPLTSFPPDPNTGCCGLEATETDRLTAIPNTIWAQKPYIQNTWKPLKPMLDPSIPLWQNSQSHINRKKRELIKSSTRIAGGTETELYQYPWTVLLKTTFNYGTHKAAFNCGGSLISSRYVLTAGHCVFDPNGTIANVEVHLAEYDKQSFPVDCKMVLGVGQKCIQNLIMYGEDVIRHPLYDDNSLSNDIALIRLRGNVPYTDYIRPICLPPINIDDPEFSNLRLAVAGWGSNGRFISDIKQSTVVNLVPQARCKFFYPALSDTQLCAAGYSGEDTCKGDSGGPLMTVYGGKYFVVGVVSGKRADSPCGTSMPSLYSNVYRYIDWIRSNIRN, from the exons ATGCGGGTgtctttaatttgtcatatTTCATTTTTAGGAAGTGTAAGCCTTTTTGTAACTGCGACACGCAAAG ATGTATGCGACCAGTGTGTACACAAAGATAAGTGCTCATTATTCGGTAACATGACCCCACATGAACAACAGGGTTGGGTCACTAAATATCCTTGTTCAAGCCCTCATAATCATGGGAACAGCAGAGTTGGTGGTTTTACTGCGAATGCTAATGAAGGCTAT ATATGCTGCCCAAATGGTATTTGGGATCTAGAGAAACAAAACTCAGCCAATAATACTAAAGTGAATCCGGCCAGTGGTAATTTAGATCCGTTAATATCAAATCCTAAGCCGTCTCACCCCGAAGACCTTAGTGTTGACCAAGGAAAACCTAAACCACGAGTAAACGTTCTTATCCCGAGAACACCGCAGCCGACACTTGATCCTGGAACAAAAACCTCGTATTTTCCGAGTTTAAATAATAGCCCGGGAAATATAAACACATATAGCCAGTGCTCCCCATTAACAAGCTTTCCGCCTGATCCTAATACGGGGTGTTGTGGCCTGGAGGCTACTGAAACTGACAGGCTAACAG CCATCCCGAATACAATTTGGGCTCAGAAACCGTACATCCAAAATACTTGGAAACCTTTAAAACCCATGCTTGACCCATCAATACCATTATGGCAGAATAGTCAGAGTCATATCAATCGGAAGAAAAGAGAATTAATTAAGTCGTCGACTCGCATCGCAG GTGGTACCGAAACAGAGTTATATCAATATCCGTGGACAGTTCTGTTGAAAACGACATTCAATTATGGGACCCACAAAGCGGCGTTCAATTGTGGAGGATCTCTCATCAGTTCTCGCTACGTACTCACCGCCGGACATTGTGTGTTTGATCCAAACGGCACAATAGCCAA TGTTGAAGTTCATCTAGCAGAATACGATAAGCAATCGTTTCCGGTCGACTGCAAAATGGTCTTAGGTGTCGGTCAGAAGTgcatacaaaatttaataatgtacGGAGAAGATGTTATTCGACACCCCCTATATGACGACAATAGCCTCAGTAATGACATCGCATTAATCAGACTACGTGGGAACGTTCCATATACAG ATTATATTCGACCGATTTGTCTGCCCCCGATCAATATTGACGATCCGGAGTTTTCGAATTTGCGATTAGCGGTAGCTGGATGGGGTAGTAACGGTCGGTTTATATCTGACATCAAACAATCGACGGTCGTCAATCTAGTGCCACAGGCGCGATGCAAATTTTTTTATCCGGCTCTGAGCGACACACAGCTCTGTGCCGCCGGGTATTCTGGAGAGGACACATGCAAAGGCGACTCCGGAGGACCCTTAATGACCGTCTACGGCGGGAAGTACTTTGTCGTGGGTGTAGTGAGTGGAAAACGGGCTGACTCCCCCTGTGGGACATCCATGCCTTCGCTTTATAGTAACGTCTACCGGTACATAGACTGGATTCGGAGTAACATTCGTAATTAA
- the LOC105841255 gene encoding melanization protease 1 isoform X4 has protein sequence MRVSLICHISFLGSVSLFVTATRKDVCDQCVHKDKCSLFGNMTPHEQQGWVTKYPCSSPHNHGNSRVGGFTANANEGYICCPNGIWDLEKQNSANNTKVNPASGNLDPLISNPKPSHPEDLSVDQGKPKPRVNVLIPRTPQPTLDPGTKTSYFPSLNNSPGNINTYSQCSPLTSFPPDPNTGCCGLEATETDRLTAIPNTIWAQKPYIQNTWKPLKPMLDPSIPLWQNSQSHINRKKRELIKSSTRIAELYQYPWTVLLKTTFNYGTHKAAFNCGGSLISSRYVLTAGHCVFDPNGTIANVEVHLAEYDKQSFPVDCKMVLGVGQKCIQNLIMYGEDVIRHPLYDDNSLSNDIALIRLRGNVPYTDYIRPICLPPINIDDPEFSNLRLAVAGWGSNGRFISDIKQSTVVNLVPQARCKFFYPALSDTQLCAAGYSGEDTCKGDSGGPLMTVYGGKYFVVGVVSGKRADSPCGTSMPSLYSNVYRYIDWIRSNIRN, from the exons ATGCGGGTgtctttaatttgtcatatTTCATTTTTAGGAAGTGTAAGCCTTTTTGTAACTGCGACACGCAAAG ATGTATGCGACCAGTGTGTACACAAAGATAAGTGCTCATTATTCGGTAACATGACCCCACATGAACAACAGGGTTGGGTCACTAAATATCCTTGTTCAAGCCCTCATAATCATGGGAACAGCAGAGTTGGTGGTTTTACTGCGAATGCTAATGAAGGCTAT ATATGCTGCCCAAATGGTATTTGGGATCTAGAGAAACAAAACTCAGCCAATAATACTAAAGTGAATCCGGCCAGTGGTAATTTAGATCCGTTAATATCAAATCCTAAGCCGTCTCACCCCGAAGACCTTAGTGTTGACCAAGGAAAACCTAAACCACGAGTAAACGTTCTTATCCCGAGAACACCGCAGCCGACACTTGATCCTGGAACAAAAACCTCGTATTTTCCGAGTTTAAATAATAGCCCGGGAAATATAAACACATATAGCCAGTGCTCCCCATTAACAAGCTTTCCGCCTGATCCTAATACGGGGTGTTGTGGCCTGGAGGCTACTGAAACTGACAGGCTAACAG CCATCCCGAATACAATTTGGGCTCAGAAACCGTACATCCAAAATACTTGGAAACCTTTAAAACCCATGCTTGACCCATCAATACCATTATGGCAGAATAGTCAGAGTCATATCAATCGGAAGAAAAGAGAATTAATTAAGTCGTCGACTCGCATCGCAG AGTTATATCAATATCCGTGGACAGTTCTGTTGAAAACGACATTCAATTATGGGACCCACAAAGCGGCGTTCAATTGTGGAGGATCTCTCATCAGTTCTCGCTACGTACTCACCGCCGGACATTGTGTGTTTGATCCAAACGGCACAATAGCCAA TGTTGAAGTTCATCTAGCAGAATACGATAAGCAATCGTTTCCGGTCGACTGCAAAATGGTCTTAGGTGTCGGTCAGAAGTgcatacaaaatttaataatgtacGGAGAAGATGTTATTCGACACCCCCTATATGACGACAATAGCCTCAGTAATGACATCGCATTAATCAGACTACGTGGGAACGTTCCATATACAG ATTATATTCGACCGATTTGTCTGCCCCCGATCAATATTGACGATCCGGAGTTTTCGAATTTGCGATTAGCGGTAGCTGGATGGGGTAGTAACGGTCGGTTTATATCTGACATCAAACAATCGACGGTCGTCAATCTAGTGCCACAGGCGCGATGCAAATTTTTTTATCCGGCTCTGAGCGACACACAGCTCTGTGCCGCCGGGTATTCTGGAGAGGACACATGCAAAGGCGACTCCGGAGGACCCTTAATGACCGTCTACGGCGGGAAGTACTTTGTCGTGGGTGTAGTGAGTGGAAAACGGGCTGACTCCCCCTGTGGGACATCCATGCCTTCGCTTTATAGTAACGTCTACCGGTACATAGACTGGATTCGGAGTAACATTCGTAATTAA